In one window of Leptospira sp. WS92.C1 DNA:
- the fusA gene encoding elongation factor G, whose translation MSTAVAEFKPSEKLIKTRNIGISAHIDSGKTTLTERILFYTNKIHAIHEVRGKDGVGAKMDSMDLERERGITIQSAATYCQWKDHTINIIDTPGHVDFTVEVERSLRVLDSAILVLCGVAGVQSQSITVDRQMRRYNVPRVAFINKLDRTGANPFRVIDQLKEKLKHNAVPVQIPIGLENDLKGVVDLVKMKAFYFEGKDGMDIQEREIPDDLKELAQKKHEELLDAASMFSDELTEALLEGTPTEEMIKKAIRTGTIELKLTPVFMGSAFKNKGVQKLLDGVLDYLASPVDVKNKALDQANNEEMIVLESNFEKPLVCLAFKLEDGRYGQLTYVRVYQGKLSKGMTIYNMSSNKKHNVGRLCRMHSDEMEDIDYAEAGDIIALFGIDCASGDTFTDGKLKVSMESMFVAAPVISLTIEAKESKHLANLAKALNRFTKEDPTFQTHVDQESGQTIIKGMGELHLEVYIERMKREYGVELITGAPQVAYRETITNRADFDYTHKKQTGGQGQFGRVAGYMEPIPLEESLNYDFVNKVVGGSIPREYIQSVDKGFKSCLERGSMIGFPIIGVRCVINDGAYHDVDSSDMAFQIAGRYAFRQGFNKANPQILEPIMKVEVDGPSEFQGAILGSLNQRRGMILNTTEEDSYCKTEAEVPLADMFGYSTVLRSSTQGKAEFSMEFSRYAPVPRNVAEELMKKYKVHQKDED comes from the coding sequence ATGAGCACTGCTGTAGCCGAATTCAAACCGAGCGAAAAACTAATCAAAACCAGAAACATTGGGATCTCCGCCCATATTGACTCTGGTAAAACGACCCTAACCGAAAGAATTTTGTTCTATACAAACAAGATTCACGCCATTCACGAAGTTCGCGGAAAGGACGGAGTCGGTGCGAAAATGGATAGTATGGACCTCGAAAGAGAAAGAGGGATCACCATTCAGTCTGCTGCTACGTATTGTCAGTGGAAAGACCATACGATCAACATCATTGATACTCCGGGTCACGTCGACTTTACAGTAGAAGTGGAACGTTCTTTGCGTGTTCTGGATTCTGCGATCCTGGTTCTTTGCGGAGTGGCCGGGGTTCAGTCCCAGTCCATTACCGTAGACCGTCAGATGAGACGTTACAACGTTCCTCGCGTTGCATTTATCAACAAACTGGATCGAACCGGAGCGAACCCTTTCCGTGTGATTGATCAGCTGAAAGAAAAACTCAAACACAACGCGGTTCCTGTTCAAATTCCAATCGGTCTTGAAAACGATCTCAAAGGTGTTGTCGACCTCGTCAAAATGAAAGCCTTCTATTTTGAAGGAAAAGACGGTATGGACATTCAGGAAAGAGAGATTCCGGATGATCTGAAAGAATTGGCTCAAAAGAAACACGAAGAACTTTTGGACGCTGCTTCTATGTTCTCCGACGAATTGACCGAAGCTCTTCTCGAAGGAACTCCAACGGAAGAAATGATCAAAAAAGCGATTCGTACCGGAACGATCGAACTCAAACTGACTCCTGTTTTTATGGGTTCCGCTTTCAAAAACAAAGGAGTTCAAAAACTTCTAGACGGAGTTTTGGATTATCTCGCAAGTCCAGTTGACGTTAAAAACAAAGCTCTCGATCAAGCAAACAACGAAGAAATGATCGTTCTGGAATCCAATTTCGAGAAACCTTTGGTTTGTCTCGCATTCAAACTCGAAGACGGTCGTTATGGTCAGCTCACTTATGTGCGCGTTTACCAAGGAAAACTTTCCAAAGGTATGACCATCTACAACATGTCGAGCAATAAGAAGCACAACGTCGGTCGACTTTGTCGAATGCACTCCGACGAGATGGAGGATATCGACTACGCGGAAGCGGGAGATATCATCGCTCTCTTCGGTATCGACTGTGCTTCCGGGGATACTTTTACCGATGGAAAACTCAAAGTTTCCATGGAATCGATGTTCGTTGCGGCTCCGGTAATTTCTCTTACGATCGAAGCGAAGGAATCCAAACATCTCGCAAACTTGGCCAAAGCTCTCAACCGTTTCACCAAGGAAGATCCTACGTTCCAAACGCACGTGGATCAAGAATCCGGTCAGACCATCATCAAAGGAATGGGGGAACTTCACCTCGAAGTTTATATCGAGCGTATGAAACGCGAATATGGCGTGGAATTGATCACAGGAGCGCCTCAGGTTGCTTATCGTGAAACCATCACAAACAGAGCGGACTTCGATTATACTCACAAAAAACAAACGGGTGGCCAAGGTCAGTTCGGTCGTGTTGCCGGTTACATGGAACCGATCCCTCTTGAAGAAAGCTTGAATTACGATTTCGTAAACAAGGTTGTGGGTGGTTCGATCCCGAGAGAATACATCCAATCCGTTGATAAAGGATTTAAAAGTTGTTTAGAGCGCGGATCCATGATCGGATTCCCGATCATCGGAGTTCGTTGTGTGATTAACGACGGTGCTTACCATGATGTGGACTCTTCCGATATGGCGTTCCAAATCGCCGGTCGTTACGCGTTCCGCCAAGGTTTTAACAAAGCGAATCCTCAGATTCTCGAGCCGATCATGAAAGTGGAAGTCGACGGTCCTTCCGAGTTCCAAGGCGCGATCCTCGGATCTCTGAACCAAAGACGCGGTATGATTTTGAACACAACCGAAGAAGACAGCTACTGTAAAACGGAAGCGGAAGTTCCTCTCGCGGATATGTTTGGATACTCCACAGTATTACGTTCCTCTACTCAAGGTAAGGCTGAATTCTCCATGGAATTCTCCCGATACGCTCCGGTTCCAAGAAACGTAGCGGAAGAGTTGATGAAAAAATACAAGGTTCATCAAAAAGACGAAGATTGA
- a CDS encoding amidohydrolase family protein: MEYEIVNACIVTQDRLIPNGSIVVKNGIIHSLNPGGPPAGKRVRLNLNGLYVYPGLINSHDHLLSSYLPRVAPSKPYLNWLPWDNDLKSSIVFSERQQLEPEQLYLLGSFKNLISGVTAVQDHIPHFVQDPFVNSMPVRILNRYSLSHSICSYSLNWGDGPKEEYAKALKDDLPYITRIAEGFDSESRDSLKTLDKLGCLGEHTVLVHGVVLSESDIVLIAKKKANLVWCPEANLFLYERTTDIRDLIKHRINVCLGTDSSLCGSLNLLEEIRSARKFYQNEYGEDLSPKTLFEMVTTNPAKAFRIEKELGNIETGKKADLVIMTRNSEDPYVNLCESDLNSIRLVLRDGAPVYGDLSLESFFEESGAMVEKIRIGEADKYMIGSPGNLLESLGISLGYKKDLAFFPAQKEFDNFE, translated from the coding sequence ATGGAATACGAAATCGTCAACGCGTGTATCGTAACTCAGGATCGATTGATTCCGAACGGAAGTATCGTGGTCAAAAACGGTATCATTCATTCTTTGAATCCGGGCGGACCTCCCGCGGGAAAAAGAGTGAGGCTCAATCTAAACGGCCTTTATGTCTATCCCGGTCTGATCAATTCGCACGATCATCTCCTCAGTTCTTATCTTCCCAGAGTCGCCCCAAGCAAACCGTATTTAAACTGGCTTCCTTGGGACAACGATCTCAAGTCCTCGATCGTATTCTCGGAAAGACAACAGCTCGAACCGGAGCAATTGTATCTTTTGGGTTCATTTAAGAATTTGATCTCCGGAGTCACTGCCGTTCAAGATCATATTCCACACTTTGTGCAAGATCCATTTGTAAATTCTATGCCTGTGAGAATTTTAAATCGTTATTCTTTATCTCACAGTATCTGTTCGTATTCTCTCAACTGGGGCGACGGACCCAAAGAAGAATATGCAAAAGCTCTAAAAGACGATCTTCCGTATATCACTCGGATCGCGGAAGGTTTCGATTCCGAATCACGGGATTCTCTCAAAACTCTCGATAAATTGGGTTGTTTAGGAGAACATACGGTCTTAGTGCACGGAGTCGTGTTGTCGGAATCGGATATCGTGTTGATCGCCAAAAAAAAAGCGAATCTTGTCTGGTGTCCGGAGGCAAATCTATTTTTATACGAAAGAACGACGGATATACGGGATCTTATCAAACACCGAATCAACGTATGTCTTGGAACCGATTCCAGTTTATGCGGTTCACTCAATCTATTGGAAGAAATTCGTTCTGCTCGAAAGTTTTATCAGAATGAATACGGGGAAGATCTTTCTCCAAAAACTCTTTTTGAAATGGTAACCACCAATCCTGCAAAAGCATTCCGAATCGAAAAAGAGCTAGGAAATATAGAAACCGGTAAAAAAGCCGATTTGGTGATAATGACCCGGAATTCCGAAGATCCTTATGTCAATCTTTGTGAATCGGACTTAAACAGCATTCGACTCGTTCTCAGAGACGGCGCTCCCGTTTATGGAGATCTAAGTTTAGAATCTTTTTTTGAAGAATCAGGAGCGATGGTGGAAAAAATTCGTATCGGCGAAGCCGAT
- the eutC gene encoding ethanolamine ammonia-lyase subunit EutC — protein sequence MDWGEWKQWTTARIGLGRSGVAVPTKSVLQFRLDHAKARDAVWAEADFNLLFDFLEGMGFSFVEIKSKASSREEYLVRPDLGKKVSTQGYQSLEKSRDSFSKAPEDFDLSLVISDGLSASAIRDSLIPFLECLIPYLQKLKIKISPIVIVKNGRVAIGDEIGAFWKSKVVIVLIGERPGLSTENSLGFYLTYNPIGGLTDEKRNCISNIRPGGMTYEDASRKALYLLTLSLEKKLSGVLLKDEETPSLSENRKIE from the coding sequence ATGGACTGGGGAGAATGGAAACAGTGGACAACAGCTCGAATCGGTCTCGGTCGTTCCGGTGTTGCAGTTCCCACAAAGTCGGTTTTACAGTTTCGTTTGGATCATGCGAAGGCGAGGGACGCGGTTTGGGCGGAAGCCGATTTCAATCTTCTATTCGATTTTTTAGAGGGAATGGGATTTTCTTTTGTCGAAATCAAATCCAAGGCTTCTTCCAGGGAAGAATATTTAGTCCGGCCCGATTTAGGTAAAAAAGTTTCGACACAGGGATATCAGAGTTTGGAAAAATCCAGAGATTCCTTTTCCAAAGCTCCGGAAGATTTTGATTTGAGTCTTGTGATTTCGGACGGTTTGTCCGCGAGCGCGATCCGAGATTCCCTAATTCCTTTTTTAGAATGTTTGATCCCGTATCTTCAAAAATTGAAAATCAAAATCAGCCCGATTGTCATCGTAAAAAACGGAAGGGTGGCGATCGGAGACGAAATCGGCGCCTTTTGGAAATCCAAAGTGGTCATCGTTTTGATCGGAGAAAGACCCGGTTTATCTACCGAAAACAGTCTGGGTTTTTATCTCACATACAATCCGATCGGCGGTCTTACCGATGAAAAAAGAAACTGCATCTCCAATATTCGTCCCGGTGGGATGACGTATGAGGATGCGTCCAGAAAGGCTTTGTATCTTTTAACTCTTTCCTTAGAAAAAAAACTTTCCGGGGTCTTGCTGAAAGATGAAGAGACTCCTTCTCTTTCTGAAAATCGCAAAATCGAATAA
- a CDS encoding TrkH family potassium uptake protein: protein MQPLKLIKRNVNRIAKAFLLLSVARTLCLGFAAAILIGSLGIYISESGRLSYTVSLYLATSSICVTGLSPVLLSELQKSTQLIMMFLIQIGGLGIITFTVLIGVLVVRGLSRSTRLASFVYEATDAHLAKRMREKKGHPHSGVVAPGKRKTEAEASYVRRMLLSLFNISLSIEVIGAALLYFFMPVTDQLPGAPNRLFLSLFTSVSAFNNAGFSLVDDLSFLAKDPICLLVVQFLIVMGGIGFPVIIFIEKSILEIFQKFMTKIETVTETFMMRRSVLLGEDPPKWYIFVIATSVRLEERLEVYRKELFGDANRMQMSIIVLGSLILIHIGGISILLIEYNNLETIGKMGFTEKLFNSFFLSVSSRTAGFNTFDITEIRSATYVLLSALMFIGGGPQGAAGGIKITTFFILILYLKNVISPQTRVQVWGEDVSKNSVAISTRIYFLATISLVIFMFLITLANGNKHGIETIFFEVMSAFGTVGLTLGMTPYTNDIEKYLYIALMFMGRIGTFTLLIAFTGHSGLGDLGSKDDGLKIQVG from the coding sequence ATGCAACCACTGAAACTCATAAAAAGAAATGTAAATCGAATTGCGAAAGCGTTTCTTTTGTTGTCCGTTGCAAGGACTCTTTGTCTTGGATTTGCAGCGGCGATCCTGATTGGTTCTTTAGGAATTTATATCAGCGAGTCCGGACGTCTGAGTTATACCGTTTCTCTTTATCTTGCTACCTCGTCTATCTGCGTAACCGGGCTTTCTCCCGTTCTTCTTTCCGAACTCCAAAAATCCACTCAGTTGATTATGATGTTTCTGATTCAAATCGGAGGGTTGGGAATCATTACGTTTACCGTTTTGATCGGAGTCTTGGTGGTTCGAGGTTTGTCTCGAAGCACACGGTTGGCGTCTTTTGTCTACGAGGCTACGGACGCGCATTTGGCAAAAAGAATGCGCGAGAAAAAAGGACATCCACATTCCGGAGTGGTCGCCCCTGGGAAAAGAAAAACAGAAGCGGAAGCTTCGTATGTAAGAAGAATGCTTCTTTCTCTGTTTAACATTTCTCTTTCCATCGAAGTAATAGGCGCCGCTCTTCTTTATTTTTTTATGCCTGTGACGGATCAGCTTCCGGGCGCACCCAATCGTTTGTTTTTAAGTTTGTTCACCTCCGTTTCCGCGTTTAACAACGCCGGGTTTTCTCTCGTAGATGATCTCAGTTTTTTAGCAAAAGATCCGATTTGTCTTTTGGTCGTTCAGTTTCTCATCGTGATGGGGGGAATCGGATTTCCAGTGATCATTTTTATCGAAAAATCCATTTTGGAAATTTTTCAGAAGTTTATGACAAAGATAGAAACGGTAACGGAAACGTTTATGATGAGAAGGAGCGTGCTTCTCGGAGAAGATCCGCCGAAGTGGTATATTTTTGTGATCGCCACATCGGTGCGATTGGAAGAACGACTCGAAGTGTATAGAAAAGAATTGTTCGGGGACGCGAACCGAATGCAGATGAGTATCATCGTTTTGGGTTCGTTGATTTTGATTCATATCGGAGGGATCTCTATTCTCCTGATCGAATATAACAATCTGGAAACCATCGGCAAGATGGGATTTACCGAAAAATTATTTAATTCCTTTTTTCTTTCCGTATCATCCAGAACCGCAGGGTTCAATACGTTTGATATCACCGAAATTCGAAGCGCGACTTATGTGCTTTTGTCCGCACTGATGTTTATCGGAGGCGGCCCTCAAGGAGCGGCGGGCGGGATCAAGATCACCACATTCTTTATATTAATCTTATATTTGAAAAACGTAATTAGTCCTCAGACAAGGGTGCAGGTTTGGGGGGAGGACGTTTCTAAAAATTCTGTCGCGATCTCCACTCGGATTTACTTTCTCGCCACGATTTCTCTCGTGATTTTTATGTTTTTGATCACTCTTGCCAACGGAAATAAACACGGAATCGAAACCATATTTTTCGAAGTGATGTCTGCGTTTGGGACGGTCGGGCTCACCTTGGGAATGACTCCTTACACAAACGATATCGAAAAATATCTGTATATCGCTCTGATGTTTATGGGAAGAATCGGGACGTTCACTCTTCTGATCGCATTTACCGGACATTCGGGTCTCGGGGATTTGGGAAGCAAGGATGATGGGCTGAAAATTCAGGTCGGATAA
- a CDS encoding peptidoglycan DD-metalloendopeptidase family protein, whose translation MGRAFFPASILFIFFSITTRIFAANTQNFSFYTVQKGDTYYSLGKKFNIGYQKIMELNGKKNKDPLIPGESLKILKSEIRENGRSNLQSPKTNPKFNIVESDSQPNLRFPLKSRPPLQSPYSKLSFAPNKGVLFKATRHNEVKAATSGKVLVVDEMDGYKKYVILEHKNGYSTVYANLKSVSVAEGEIVDSSKVLGALESGKGLYFQLNHGGSAINPGLQLR comes from the coding sequence ATGGGCCGTGCTTTTTTTCCTGCATCAATTCTATTTATTTTTTTTTCGATCACGACCCGGATCTTTGCTGCAAATACTCAAAATTTTTCCTTTTATACCGTCCAAAAAGGAGACACATATTATTCTCTGGGAAAAAAATTCAACATCGGTTATCAAAAAATTATGGAGTTAAACGGAAAGAAAAACAAAGATCCATTGATTCCGGGAGAATCCTTAAAAATTCTGAAGTCCGAAATTAGGGAGAATGGAAGATCCAACTTGCAAAGTCCGAAAACGAATCCTAAATTCAACATTGTAGAATCCGATTCTCAGCCGAATCTACGTTTTCCTCTGAAAAGCAGACCTCCTTTACAATCTCCCTATAGTAAACTCAGCTTTGCGCCCAACAAAGGGGTTTTGTTTAAAGCGACGCGTCATAACGAAGTAAAAGCAGCGACCTCCGGAAAAGTCTTGGTAGTGGATGAAATGGATGGATATAAGAAATACGTGATATTAGAACATAAAAACGGATACTCCACGGTGTACGCAAATTTAAAAAGTGTTTCCGTCGCCGAGGGAGAAATTGTAGATTCCTCTAAAGTTTTAGGAGCATTAGAATCCGGAAAGGGGCTCTACTTTCAACTCAACCACGGCGGCTCGGCGATCAATCCGGGATTACAACTTCGGTAA
- a CDS encoding ethanolamine ammonia-lyase subunit EutB, translating to MEYRIRIQNRHYQFADLKSLLAKASPHRSGDVLAGIAAASYEERVAAQMVLADLPLSLFLEEPLIPYEEDEVTRLILDRHDSILFSSVSSLSVGEFREFLLSEKTDSEVLKNLVPGIIPEMVAAVSKICSIQDLIGISKKCKVVTKFRNTIGLPGRLSTRLQPNHPTDDLKGISAGILDGLLLGSGDAVIGINPATDNLPSVHSLLNLLDALIQKYEIPTQSCVLSHVTTTMELIQRGAPVDLVFQSIGGSQKLNESFGINLQLLSEVRDAALSLKRGTVGDNIMYFETGQGSGLSADAHWGVDQQTLEARAYAVAREYSPLLVNTVVGFIGPEYLYNGKQILRAGMEDHFCGKLLGLPMGADVCYTNHAEADGDDMDTLLTLLGVAGCNYIMGIPGADDVMLSYQSTSFHDALYLRQVLGLRPAPEFEEWLLKKGILDSNFIPLDQKLQSGLLSDIETLTG from the coding sequence GTGGAATATAGAATTCGGATTCAAAATCGTCATTATCAATTTGCGGATCTAAAAAGCCTTCTTGCAAAGGCAAGTCCTCATCGTTCGGGCGATGTTCTTGCCGGAATTGCCGCCGCGAGTTATGAGGAAAGGGTTGCGGCGCAGATGGTTCTTGCCGATCTTCCTTTGTCTTTGTTTCTGGAAGAACCGTTGATTCCTTATGAAGAAGACGAGGTAACTCGTTTGATTTTAGATCGTCACGATTCTATTTTGTTTTCTTCGGTCTCTTCTCTGAGCGTAGGGGAATTTAGAGAATTCTTATTGAGCGAAAAAACGGACTCCGAGGTTCTCAAAAATTTAGTTCCTGGGATCATTCCGGAAATGGTTGCCGCGGTTTCTAAAATTTGCTCGATCCAAGATCTGATTGGCATTTCCAAAAAATGCAAAGTGGTTACGAAATTTCGAAATACGATCGGCTTGCCGGGACGATTGTCTACGAGATTACAGCCCAATCATCCAACCGACGACTTAAAGGGAATTTCGGCGGGAATTTTAGACGGGCTTTTGCTCGGAAGCGGGGATGCGGTGATCGGAATCAATCCCGCCACGGACAATCTTCCTTCGGTTCATTCTCTGTTGAATCTTTTGGATGCACTGATTCAAAAATATGAAATTCCGACTCAGAGTTGTGTGCTCAGTCATGTTACGACTACGATGGAACTGATTCAAAGGGGCGCACCCGTCGATCTCGTTTTTCAATCCATCGGAGGCAGTCAAAAGTTGAACGAAAGCTTTGGAATCAATCTGCAATTGTTAAGCGAAGTGCGAGATGCGGCGCTTTCCTTAAAACGCGGAACCGTCGGAGACAACATAATGTATTTTGAAACGGGTCAAGGATCCGGGCTTTCCGCGGACGCTCATTGGGGGGTCGATCAGCAAACTCTGGAGGCGAGGGCTTACGCGGTCGCGAGGGAATATTCCCCTCTTCTCGTGAACACTGTGGTCGGATTTATCGGGCCCGAGTATCTTTATAACGGAAAGCAGATTCTCAGAGCGGGGATGGAAGATCATTTTTGCGGAAAACTTCTCGGACTTCCGATGGGTGCGGATGTTTGTTATACAAATCACGCGGAAGCGGACGGAGACGACATGGACACGTTACTCACTCTTTTGGGTGTGGCGGGCTGCAATTATATCATGGGAATCCCCGGAGCAGATGACGTTATGCTTTCTTATCAGAGTACTTCGTTTCACGATGCGTTGTATCTCAGACAAGTTTTGGGTCTCCGGCCAGCTCCGGAGTTTGAAGAATGGCTTTTGAAAAAGGGAATTCTCGATTCTAATTTTATTCCTTTGGATCAAAAACTCCAGAGCGGTCTTTTGTCCGATATCGAAACACTCACGGGTTAA
- a CDS encoding type II toxin-antitoxin system VapC family toxin produces MIVDTSALLAILLQEEEQEKFTLAIVSRPNSRMSVANYLEAAIKTDRLKDPVLSRLLDDAVSKLRIKLEPVTAEQIKIAREAYRDFGKGSGHPAELNFGDCFAYALAKNAGAPLLFKGRDFSHTDVELVRLD; encoded by the coding sequence TTGATCGTAGATACATCTGCGTTGCTCGCCATTCTTCTCCAGGAAGAGGAACAGGAAAAATTTACGCTCGCGATCGTTTCCAGACCCAATTCTCGAATGTCGGTCGCAAATTATCTCGAAGCAGCGATTAAAACGGATCGACTGAAGGATCCGGTTTTATCTCGTTTATTGGATGATGCCGTTTCCAAACTCAGAATCAAATTGGAACCGGTTACTGCGGAACAAATCAAGATTGCCAGAGAAGCGTATCGAGATTTTGGAAAGGGAAGCGGTCATCCTGCGGAACTGAACTTCGGGGATTGTTTTGCGTACGCATTGGCGAAGAATGCAGGTGCGCCTCTTTTGTTTAAGGGAAGGGATTTTTCACATACGGATGTTGAACTCGTTCGATTGGATTGA
- a CDS encoding TlpA family protein disulfide reductase, which translates to MKEVLKKGTNIGLWILLFLTITISISIFRASDLKPSVFLSGMNLTEGEKYDSKNRVSIVYFWATWCGVCSTNLPLVRWYADGLENSSRFSFVTVEEGENFSELSDYIRKHQLKFAVIPGNSQLLKEWKVGGFPSFFILDKSGTIRFADSGMMNPLSFLLRIWIVYFFF; encoded by the coding sequence ATGAAAGAAGTTTTAAAAAAGGGAACGAACATAGGACTTTGGATCCTTTTATTTTTAACGATTACGATTTCGATTTCAATTTTTAGAGCATCCGATTTAAAACCTTCCGTATTTCTTTCCGGAATGAATCTGACTGAGGGAGAAAAATACGATTCTAAAAATCGCGTTTCGATCGTTTATTTTTGGGCGACTTGGTGCGGGGTTTGTTCCACAAATCTCCCCTTGGTCCGTTGGTATGCGGATGGATTGGAAAACAGTTCGCGATTCTCCTTTGTTACCGTTGAAGAAGGCGAGAATTTTTCGGAGCTATCCGATTACATCCGAAAACATCAGTTGAAGTTTGCGGTAATCCCCGGAAATTCTCAACTTTTGAAAGAATGGAAGGTCGGCGGATTTCCTTCCTTTTTTATTCTGGATAAATCAGGAACGATTCGTTTCGCAGATTCCGGAATGATGAATCCTTTGAGTTTTTTGCTTAGAATCTGGATCGTATATTTCTTTTTTTAA
- a CDS encoding decaprenyl-phosphate phosphoribosyltransferase: MLFQYLKLLRIYQWIKNVIIFAGIIFAKKLTDFESLQRVIAAFFLFSLVASCQYAINDYLDRKEDALHPEKKHRPLASGKLDPSFALFITAIILPLSLILAYLLHPVFFGLVSFYLVFNILYSKFLKHMVILDVMSISIGFVIRAIAGAVIIHVTFSSWLLLCTFMLALFWGFSKRRGELIILEGNAKGHRKILDEYSTSFLDMMLGIVATMTLMSYVLYVTSPTTIANLGTDQMIYTIPIVVYAIFRSLYIIYIKNMGHNPTKAILSDAGVLVAGLIWVALVIAIMYSGFGKGVWFDL, from the coding sequence ATGCTTTTCCAGTATTTGAAATTGCTCCGGATTTATCAATGGATCAAAAACGTGATCATCTTTGCGGGAATTATTTTCGCAAAAAAGTTAACAGATTTTGAATCTTTACAAAGAGTGATCGCAGCCTTTTTTCTTTTTTCTCTCGTAGCAAGTTGCCAATACGCGATCAACGACTATCTGGATCGAAAAGAAGACGCTTTACACCCTGAAAAAAAGCATAGGCCCCTTGCGTCCGGAAAATTGGATCCTTCCTTCGCCCTTTTTATCACTGCGATCATTCTTCCGTTGTCTTTGATTCTCGCGTATCTTTTACATCCCGTTTTTTTTGGTCTGGTTTCCTTTTATCTCGTTTTTAATATTTTATACAGTAAATTTCTAAAACATATGGTGATTTTGGATGTGATGAGCATCAGTATCGGATTTGTGATTCGTGCGATTGCAGGCGCTGTCATCATTCATGTTACGTTTTCGTCTTGGCTTCTTCTTTGCACGTTTATGCTCGCCTTGTTTTGGGGCTTTTCCAAACGAAGAGGGGAGCTCATTATCTTAGAAGGGAATGCGAAGGGTCATCGAAAGATTCTTGATGAGTATTCGACCAGCTTTCTGGATATGATGTTGGGAATCGTAGCCACGATGACTCTGATGAGTTACGTTCTTTACGTTACGAGTCCTACCACGATCGCAAACTTGGGAACGGATCAGATGATTTATACGATTCCGATCGTTGTTTACGCGATCTTTCGTTCCTTATACATCATTTATATTAAGAATATGGGGCATAACCCTACAAAGGCGATTCTTTCGGACGCCGGTGTTTTGGTTGCAGGTCTGATCTGGGTGGCTTTGGTAATTGCAATTATGTATTCCGGTTTTGGTAAGGGAGTTTGGTTCGATTTGTAA
- a CDS encoding type II toxin-antitoxin system VapB family antitoxin — protein MALSIKDPETDLLARKLSNLTGETLTEAITNSLKERLERMEHNLNIHFSLDEIYDLSRRFRERIKQPISSLDHGDELYNENGLPD, from the coding sequence ATGGCGCTCAGTATCAAAGATCCCGAAACCGACCTTCTCGCTCGAAAACTATCCAATTTAACAGGGGAAACTCTGACTGAGGCGATTACAAATTCATTGAAGGAGAGATTAGAGCGAATGGAACACAACCTGAACATCCATTTTTCACTAGATGAGATTTACGATCTTTCTCGGCGTTTTCGGGAGCGGATCAAACAGCCGATTTCCTCTTTGGATCATGGAGACGAACTCTACAATGAAAACGGGCTGCCGGATTGA